The proteins below come from a single Nostoc sp. KVJ3 genomic window:
- a CDS encoding endonuclease, with the protein MKFIKFQLLSVALIFFVWISPLHASPIAQLPTSLLPVSQQETTSLKSSQDVLTVATFNVENLDPKDQRFDNIAKIIGNNLNAPDVISLVEVQDNNGPVDDDVVDANETYQKLITALKNIGSPAYDFVEIAPSDDQDGGEPGGNIRVGLLFQPSRITLAKLPRKGGSLDAVAITQGANGLDLSLNPGRIDPTNSAFEASRKPLATEFIFNGQKVFIIANHFVSKKGGSPTDVKRVKQAEIVNEFVGQILEADPQAKVIVLGDLNDLPDSLPLKTLKGNILENLTDSLPASDRFSFKFSGNLELIDHLLVSQNLSRLAQPKIDIVHVNVGFTKPVSDHDPVIAAFTLPANQSTSDTTPPVTQSTPVSDSAIILPQLSKVALVEELAKEYTPSKTLNYDRAKDEMFGIIDNQAGIVTDIYASYQIRLNGNGDPSQEADKLGLNTEHVWPQSKGADNGNPKSDLHHLFPAREDINSERGNKPFDDIADTKTKKWYRDDTVQSTIPTSAIDEFSESSPAKFEPREKVKGDIARAVFYFYTIYRNQAEKIDRNYFQNQRPTLCKWNQQDLPDITEIERSHAIADFQGNDNPFVLDVTLAERAYCDS; encoded by the coding sequence ATGAAATTCATTAAATTTCAACTACTTAGTGTTGCTCTCATCTTCTTTGTATGGATTAGCCCACTGCACGCTAGTCCAATAGCTCAATTGCCAACTTCTTTACTTCCAGTTTCACAACAGGAAACAACATCTCTAAAAAGTTCCCAGGATGTATTGACTGTTGCAACTTTTAATGTGGAGAATTTAGACCCGAAAGATCAACGCTTTGATAATATTGCCAAAATTATTGGCAATAATTTGAACGCACCAGATGTCATCAGTTTGGTTGAAGTTCAGGATAACAACGGGCCAGTCGATGATGACGTTGTGGATGCAAACGAGACTTACCAAAAACTGATTACTGCGCTCAAAAATATCGGTAGTCCAGCATACGACTTTGTTGAGATTGCACCCAGCGACGACCAAGATGGTGGAGAACCTGGAGGTAATATCCGTGTCGGTTTATTGTTTCAACCCAGCCGGATAACTCTAGCAAAACTGCCTAGAAAAGGTGGTTCATTAGATGCTGTGGCTATTACTCAAGGTGCAAATGGTCTTGACCTTTCACTCAATCCAGGTCGGATTGACCCTACCAATAGTGCTTTCGAGGCAAGCCGTAAACCACTGGCGACAGAATTTATTTTTAATGGTCAAAAAGTGTTTATCATTGCTAATCACTTTGTTTCTAAAAAGGGAGGTTCGCCTACTGATGTGAAACGAGTCAAACAAGCCGAAATCGTTAATGAATTCGTAGGACAAATACTAGAAGCTGATCCGCAAGCGAAAGTAATTGTACTAGGTGACTTAAACGATTTACCAGATTCTCTACCTCTGAAGACCTTGAAGGGTAACATTCTGGAAAATCTGACCGATAGTTTACCTGCTAGCGATCGCTTTAGTTTCAAATTTAGTGGAAATCTTGAACTTATTGACCATTTGTTGGTCAGTCAAAATCTTTCTCGTCTTGCTCAACCGAAAATTGACATTGTGCATGTCAACGTTGGCTTTACTAAGCCTGTCAGCGACCACGATCCTGTGATTGCAGCATTTACATTACCTGCGAACCAGTCCACCTCTGACACAACTCCTCCCGTTACCCAATCCACTCCTGTAAGTGATTCGGCAATTATATTGCCTCAATTATCCAAAGTTGCTCTAGTTGAAGAACTAGCTAAAGAGTATACGCCTAGCAAAACTTTGAACTACGATCGCGCAAAAGACGAAATGTTTGGCATTATTGACAACCAAGCAGGTATTGTCACAGATATCTATGCTAGCTACCAAATTCGTTTAAATGGTAATGGCGATCCTAGTCAGGAAGCTGACAAGTTAGGACTGAATACCGAACACGTTTGGCCACAAAGTAAAGGGGCTGATAACGGTAATCCCAAAAGTGACTTGCACCATCTATTTCCGGCACGCGAAGATATTAATAGTGAGCGAGGAAATAAACCCTTCGACGATATAGCTGACACCAAGACTAAAAAATGGTATCGAGATGATACTGTTCAATCTACAATTCCTACAAGTGCAATTGACGAGTTTAGCGAATCATCACCTGCTAAATTTGAGCCTAGAGAGAAAGTAAAAGGGGATATAGCTAGAGCAGTGTTCTACTTTTACACTATTTACCGGAATCAGGCTGAGAAAATAGACCGAAATTACTTTCAGAATCAGCGTCCTACTTTGTGTAAATGGAATCAGCAAGACCTACCTGATATTACTGAAATAGAACGCAGTCATGCGATCGCTGATTTTCAAGGTAATGATAATCCTTTCGTTCTAGATGTCACATTAGCAGAACGGGCATACTGTGATTCTTGA
- a CDS encoding DUF4231 domain-containing protein yields MPKKDSYPEFLKEDFNKLFEGINLGDVQRHFLRSRWLDQVLWMEGKANFSRDRYYWLRITTIVGGVILPTLVSLNINSTLQVNDRVKNVIIWSTFSLSQVVAISAAIEEFFHYGERWRHYRRTVESLKSQGWQFSQLTGPYSNYKSHNEAFNIFASNVEDIIQRDVEIYATQVVKEKKEEEPSQEK; encoded by the coding sequence ATGCCAAAAAAAGATAGTTATCCAGAATTTTTAAAGGAAGATTTTAACAAGTTATTTGAAGGGATTAACTTAGGCGATGTGCAAAGACATTTTTTGCGATCGCGCTGGTTAGACCAAGTACTCTGGATGGAAGGTAAGGCGAATTTCTCACGCGATCGCTATTATTGGTTGCGGATAACAACTATTGTTGGTGGTGTAATTCTGCCGACACTGGTAAGTCTAAACATTAATAGTACTCTCCAAGTTAACGATAGAGTCAAGAATGTCATTATCTGGTCAACTTTTAGCTTGAGTCAAGTAGTTGCTATTAGTGCTGCTATTGAAGAGTTTTTTCATTATGGAGAACGTTGGCGACACTATCGCCGGACAGTCGAATCTTTGAAAAGCCAAGGGTGGCAATTTTCACAGTTAACAGGCCCTTATAGTAATTATAAAAGCCACAATGAGGCGTTTAATATCTTTGCCAGTAATGTAGAAGATATTATTCAACGAGATGTAGAAATATACGCCACTCAAGTTGTAAAAGAAAAGAAAGAAGAAGAACCGAGTCAGGAAAAATAG
- a CDS encoding M16 family metallopeptidase produces MKLRSYMVIGFLLSLLLSIVPFSGNLTNAATPTAVTPVSALSFTQGVTKTVLDNGLTVLTKEVHTAPVVSVQVWYKVGSRNEVKGENGISHQLEHLMFKGTTDRPVQFGRLFSALGSQFNAFTSYDETAYFGTVQRDKLEALLTLEADRMENSLVGTEQLKSEKRVVISELQGYENSPGYRLDRAVMRDAFPTRAYGLPVGGTKADVEKFTVEQVRNYYQTYYSPENATLVITGDFATEPVLKVVKAAYGKLPKRGKGYAAVHDARQALDNFSASSSIADASPATPVAKKAPIVLKQPGSAALLQAVYPLPDIKHPDVPAIDVMDAILTGGRSSRLYQALVESGLASSVSGGAAELIEPGWYDISATAAPGQELGKIAQVLQESLGKLQQQPVTTEELKRAKTQLQASYILGNQDITSQATQLAYNQTIAGDYHFIEKYLAAIAKVTAAQVQQVAKTYLNPAKQTIGFFEPTQPDGKPGTSSAGSGRTVENFSPGKPVDPAELAKYLPPATSATDSGKQSLPEEFTLNNGLRVLLLSDRSLPTINLSGQINAGTEFDGNQKAGLANLTAANLMNGTQTKNALTLAKTLEDRGADLSFSTSREGVSVSGQGLSENLPILIQTLADVLQNATFPADQLELSRQRALTSLKVQLDDPRGLGRQVFQQTIYPENHPFHSFPTFESLKSITRDDLLSFYQTHYRSDGTTIALVGDFDEVKVKALLNQAFDKWQATGKPPVLKISSVPLPQTSTRLNKVIPGKTEAVTYIGYNGISRKDPRYYAAVVLNQILGGDTLSSRLGTEVRDRQGLTYGIYSGFAAGINPGPFLIQMQTAPGDTQKAIASTLALLKQLRDQGITEAELNTAKRSITNSYPVDLANPSDVSSIILENSVLGLSRSEIREFPQQIQSVTMTQIQKVIEDLIKPENLVIVTAGPGDTLPKGS; encoded by the coding sequence ATGAAACTACGCTCGTATATGGTTATCGGGTTTTTACTCAGCCTTCTCCTAAGCATTGTGCCTTTTTCGGGCAATTTAACCAATGCTGCAACACCGACAGCAGTCACACCTGTATCTGCCCTCTCATTTACCCAAGGGGTAACAAAAACGGTATTAGACAACGGCTTAACGGTGTTGACAAAGGAAGTCCATACCGCTCCAGTGGTGAGCGTGCAAGTTTGGTATAAAGTTGGTTCGCGTAACGAAGTTAAGGGAGAAAATGGCATTTCTCACCAGCTAGAACATTTGATGTTTAAGGGGACAACTGACCGTCCTGTGCAGTTTGGCAGGTTGTTTAGTGCCTTGGGTAGTCAGTTTAATGCTTTTACTAGCTATGACGAAACAGCTTACTTTGGCACAGTGCAACGAGACAAACTCGAAGCATTATTGACACTAGAAGCCGATCGCATGGAAAACTCCTTAGTTGGAACTGAGCAACTAAAGAGTGAAAAGCGGGTGGTAATCTCCGAGTTACAAGGGTATGAAAATTCACCAGGCTATCGCTTAGATCGGGCAGTGATGCGAGATGCTTTCCCTACTAGAGCTTATGGCTTACCTGTGGGAGGGACAAAAGCTGATGTAGAAAAATTTACGGTGGAGCAGGTGCGGAATTATTACCAAACCTACTACAGCCCAGAAAATGCCACATTGGTGATTACAGGGGATTTTGCCACAGAACCTGTACTCAAAGTTGTTAAAGCAGCCTACGGGAAATTGCCAAAACGGGGCAAAGGGTATGCGGCAGTCCATGACGCAAGGCAAGCACTTGATAATTTCTCTGCATCTTCTTCAATTGCGGACGCTTCTCCAGCTACCCCTGTTGCGAAAAAAGCACCCATCGTCCTAAAGCAACCTGGAAGCGCGGCACTACTACAAGCAGTGTATCCTCTGCCAGATATCAAGCATCCTGATGTGCCGGCAATTGATGTGATGGATGCCATTCTCACAGGTGGACGCAGTTCCAGACTTTACCAGGCTTTGGTGGAATCGGGACTCGCTAGTTCAGTCAGTGGTGGGGCGGCTGAACTTATAGAACCAGGTTGGTATGATATTAGTGCTACGGCGGCTCCGGGTCAAGAGTTAGGGAAAATTGCCCAGGTGCTTCAGGAATCTTTAGGAAAGTTGCAACAACAGCCTGTAACTACAGAAGAATTGAAGCGAGCGAAAACGCAACTGCAAGCATCGTATATTTTGGGTAATCAAGATATCACAAGTCAAGCTACCCAACTGGCATATAACCAAACGATCGCAGGTGATTATCATTTTATTGAAAAGTATCTGGCTGCGATCGCTAAAGTTACCGCAGCCCAAGTTCAGCAAGTAGCCAAAACTTATCTCAATCCAGCTAAACAAACCATCGGCTTCTTTGAGCCGACTCAACCAGATGGTAAACCAGGGACTTCTAGCGCTGGTTCTGGGCGGACGGTGGAAAACTTCAGCCCCGGTAAACCTGTAGATCCAGCAGAACTAGCTAAATATCTGCCACCTGCCACATCAGCTACAGATTCGGGCAAACAATCACTACCAGAAGAGTTTACCTTAAATAATGGTTTGCGGGTTTTGTTATTGAGCGATCGCAGTCTCCCCACCATTAACTTGAGTGGACAGATTAACGCTGGTACTGAATTTGATGGCAATCAAAAAGCTGGATTAGCGAATCTGACTGCGGCCAACTTAATGAATGGGACGCAGACTAAAAATGCTTTGACCCTAGCAAAAACCTTAGAAGACCGAGGAGCCGATTTAAGCTTTAGCACCAGCCGCGAGGGAGTTAGCGTTAGCGGTCAGGGACTTTCAGAGAATCTACCGATATTGATTCAAACTCTGGCAGATGTATTACAAAACGCCACTTTCCCTGCTGACCAGTTAGAACTCAGTCGCCAGAGGGCACTGACAAGTCTGAAAGTCCAGCTAGATGACCCTAGAGGATTGGGACGACAAGTATTCCAGCAGACAATTTACCCAGAAAATCATCCATTCCATAGTTTTCCCACCTTCGAGAGTTTAAAAAGCATTACTCGTGATGATTTGCTTAGTTTTTACCAGACACACTACCGATCGGATGGCACAACGATCGCTTTAGTTGGAGACTTTGATGAAGTTAAGGTAAAAGCTTTGCTAAATCAGGCGTTTGACAAATGGCAAGCCACAGGTAAGCCACCTGTGCTAAAAATCTCATCCGTGCCATTACCGCAAACTTCGACACGTTTAAATAAAGTAATTCCCGGTAAAACCGAGGCTGTTACCTACATCGGCTATAATGGCATATCTCGAAAAGACCCACGTTATTATGCAGCAGTGGTGCTAAATCAAATTTTGGGTGGTGATACCTTATCGAGCCGTTTGGGTACAGAAGTGCGCGATCGCCAAGGTCTAACCTACGGGATCTATAGTGGTTTTGCTGCCGGAATCAACCCCGGCCCGTTCTTAATTCAGATGCAGACGGCACCTGGAGATACCCAAAAAGCGATCGCTAGTACTCTGGCTTTACTTAAACAGTTGCGCGATCAAGGAATAACTGAAGCGGAATTGAATACGGCAAAACGTTCAATTACTAATAGCTACCCCGTGGATTTAGCTAATCCTAGTGATGTATCAAGCATTATTTTAGAAAATTCTGTATTGGGACTTTCACGCTCGGAAATCCGTGAATTTCCCCAACAGATTCAATCAGTCACTATGACTCAGATCCAAAAGGTAATTGAGGATTTAATTAAGCCAGAAAATCTGGTAATTGTCACCGCTGGGCCTGGTGATACTCTACCCAAAGGCAGTTAA
- a CDS encoding ATP-binding protein — MSQDLLNSFQEAYSNLELFPLMERNEMERFRVEYGDDLIADLNQLVEDSPNGDGKIVFTGHRGCGKSTLLAEFSRQIQDKYFVVLFSIADKIEMSAVNHINILFAIAVNLMTEAEARRVDIPQSTKEALYKWFATRTRTEELNLQAEAGIGFDLLKLISSKLKADASVRDEIKQEFERKLSDLVARINEIAALIQAATKKNVLVIIDDLDKLDLGRVNEIYRDNIKALCQPNFQIIYTIPIAVLRETFISTIITTETNDQVVAMPVLKIFDKGKNRFPNALPRPEATKILGEVLQKRIPGELIAPETAEKIVVYSGGVLRELIRISKECCRICLRTIRRNPSAEVIIDDKILLQAINKIRNDFSIRLGKVDIDILQSVYEQFMPNDPKQAEFLDLLHGLYVLEYRTDETWYDVHPIIIESLKRQGAINVK; from the coding sequence ATGTCTCAAGACTTATTAAACTCCTTTCAAGAAGCATACAGCAATCTCGAACTATTTCCGTTGATGGAACGGAACGAAATGGAAAGATTTAGAGTCGAATATGGTGATGATTTGATTGCAGACCTGAACCAATTAGTGGAAGATAGTCCTAATGGAGATGGCAAAATTGTCTTTACAGGACATCGGGGATGTGGTAAGTCTACTTTGTTAGCTGAGTTTAGCCGCCAAATTCAAGATAAATATTTTGTAGTTCTCTTTTCTATTGCTGACAAAATTGAAATGTCGGCGGTTAATCATATTAATATCCTGTTTGCGATCGCAGTTAATTTAATGACAGAGGCAGAAGCACGCCGAGTTGATATTCCGCAATCAACTAAAGAAGCTCTTTATAAGTGGTTTGCTACTCGCACTCGCACTGAAGAATTGAATTTACAGGCAGAAGCTGGTATAGGTTTTGACCTCCTCAAGTTAATTAGTTCTAAATTAAAAGCTGATGCTAGCGTTCGGGATGAAATTAAGCAAGAATTTGAACGCAAATTATCAGATTTAGTTGCCAGAATTAATGAAATTGCTGCTCTAATTCAAGCTGCAACTAAAAAAAATGTTTTAGTAATTATTGATGACTTAGATAAACTTGACTTAGGAAGAGTTAACGAAATTTATCGAGATAACATTAAAGCTCTCTGTCAACCTAACTTTCAAATTATTTATACTATACCCATTGCCGTACTTCGAGAAACATTTATCAGCACAATAATTACCACTGAAACCAACGATCAGGTTGTGGCAATGCCAGTCTTAAAAATTTTTGATAAAGGTAAAAATCGCTTTCCTAATGCCCTACCTCGTCCTGAAGCAACGAAGATTCTCGGTGAAGTTTTACAAAAGCGGATTCCCGGCGAATTAATCGCCCCAGAAACGGCTGAGAAAATTGTGGTTTACAGTGGTGGCGTATTGCGAGAGTTAATTCGGATCTCTAAGGAATGTTGCCGTATTTGTTTGCGGACTATCCGACGAAATCCTTCAGCAGAGGTTATTATTGATGATAAAATTCTCCTTCAAGCAATCAATAAAATCCGCAATGATTTTTCCATTCGTTTAGGAAAGGTTGATATCGATATTTTGCAGAGTGTTTATGAACAATTTATGCCCAATGATCCCAAACAAGCAGAGTTTTTGGATTTGCTACACGGGCTGTATGTTCTAGAATATCGTACTGATGAAACTTGGTACGATGTTCATCCAATTATTATTGAAAGCTTGAAAAGACAGGGAGCTATTAATGTTAAATGA
- the aroB gene encoding 3-dehydroquinate synthase, whose product MTSVINVNLPEQSYEIAITSLSYANASSSLDQLGQQMANLKLGKKVLLVSNPTIFKHYGERAITSLKSAGFEVASCTLPPGERYKTLNSIQKLYDVALENRLERSATMVALGGGVIGDMTGFAAATWLRGINVVQVPTTLLAMVDSAIGGKTGVNHPHGKNLIGAFHQPRLVLIDPDVLKTLPMREFRAGMAEVIKYGVIWDAELFAQLEASKRLDQLRYVKPELIDSILTRSCQAKADVVGKDEKESGLRAILNYGHTIGHAVESLTGYRLVNHGEAVAIGMVAAGQIAVDLGMWQKEDTERQNALIQKTGLPTQLPSGVDIEAIIEALQLDKKVKAGKVRFVLPTQIGVVTVTDEVPSNIIRQVLQGM is encoded by the coding sequence ATGACTTCTGTAATTAATGTAAATTTACCAGAGCAATCTTATGAGATTGCGATAACTTCGTTGAGCTACGCTAACGCATCTTCGAGTTTAGATCAACTGGGTCAACAGATGGCCAATCTGAAGCTAGGCAAGAAGGTACTGCTAGTTTCTAATCCAACGATTTTTAAGCATTATGGCGAAAGAGCAATTACATCCCTGAAATCTGCTGGATTTGAAGTTGCTAGCTGCACCCTACCACCTGGTGAACGCTACAAAACCCTCAATTCCATCCAAAAACTCTACGATGTTGCCTTAGAAAACCGCCTAGAACGTTCTGCTACTATGGTGGCTTTGGGCGGAGGTGTAATTGGCGATATGACTGGCTTTGCCGCCGCAACCTGGCTGCGAGGCATTAATGTTGTGCAAGTGCCTACAACTCTCTTGGCAATGGTAGATTCGGCAATTGGTGGCAAAACTGGCGTAAATCATCCCCACGGTAAAAACTTGATTGGGGCATTCCATCAGCCGCGCTTGGTTTTAATTGACCCAGATGTGTTAAAAACCCTTCCTATGCGCGAATTTCGGGCAGGAATGGCAGAAGTTATTAAGTACGGTGTAATTTGGGATGCTGAATTGTTTGCCCAGTTGGAAGCAAGTAAACGGCTCGACCAACTCCGCTATGTAAAACCTGAGCTAATAGACTCCATATTGACGCGCTCTTGTCAAGCAAAAGCTGACGTTGTTGGCAAAGATGAGAAAGAAAGCGGATTACGGGCGATTCTAAACTATGGACATACCATTGGTCATGCTGTGGAAAGTTTGACTGGTTATCGTTTAGTAAATCACGGTGAAGCGGTAGCTATTGGTATGGTAGCAGCCGGTCAAATTGCTGTGGATTTGGGAATGTGGCAAAAAGAAGACACGGAACGTCAAAATGCTTTAATTCAAAAAACGGGTTTACCAACTCAGTTACCATCTGGGGTGGATATTGAAGCAATTATTGAGGCGTTGCAGTTAGATAAGAAAGTCAAAGCGGGGAAAGTGCGATTTGTTTTACCAACGCAGATTGGTGTAGTTACAGTTACCGATGAAGTACCATCAAATATTATTCGGCAAGTGTTGCAAGGAATGTGA
- the glyA gene encoding serine hydroxymethyltransferase: protein MTRTNSDFLSSSDPAIAGLINDELQRQRDHLELIASENFTSAAVLAAQGSVLTNKYAEGLPGKRYYGGCEFIDKIEQLAINRAKQIFGAAHANVQPHSGAQANFAVFLSLLEPGDKIMGMDLSHGGHLTHGSPVNVSGKWFQVSHYGVSQQTEQLDYDQIRELALRERPKLLICGYSAYPRVIDFEKFRSIADEIGAYLLADIAHIAGLVASGLHPDPIPHCHVVTTTTHKTLRGPRGGLILTSDAELGKKLDKSVFPGTQGGPLEHVIAGKAVAFGEVLKPDFKTYSAQVIENARALAEQLQNRGLKLVSNGTDNHLLLVDLRSVNLTGKQADQLVSSVNITANKNTIPFDPQSPFVTSGLRLGSPAMTTRGLGVAEFTEIANIISDRLLSPDSDVVTQDCRQRVAALCDRFPLYPHLEIPVPALA from the coding sequence GTGACTAGGACTAATTCAGACTTTCTTTCCTCCAGCGATCCAGCGATCGCGGGGCTAATCAACGACGAACTACAACGTCAGCGAGATCACTTAGAGTTGATTGCTAGTGAAAACTTTACCTCGGCTGCGGTACTGGCGGCTCAAGGTTCGGTACTGACAAATAAATATGCCGAAGGATTACCTGGTAAACGCTACTATGGCGGTTGTGAATTTATCGACAAAATCGAGCAATTAGCGATCAATCGCGCTAAACAGATATTTGGTGCTGCTCATGCCAATGTCCAACCCCATTCTGGCGCACAAGCCAATTTTGCTGTGTTTCTGTCGCTCCTGGAACCAGGAGACAAGATTATGGGGATGGATTTGTCTCATGGGGGACATCTCACCCACGGTTCACCTGTAAATGTCTCAGGTAAGTGGTTCCAAGTTAGCCATTACGGTGTCAGTCAACAAACAGAACAACTTGACTACGATCAAATTCGGGAGCTGGCGCTAAGGGAGCGTCCTAAGCTCTTAATTTGTGGTTATTCAGCTTATCCCCGTGTAATTGATTTTGAAAAGTTCCGTAGTATTGCTGATGAAATCGGCGCTTACTTACTTGCCGATATTGCTCATATCGCTGGTTTGGTTGCTAGTGGGCTTCATCCCGATCCCATTCCTCATTGTCATGTAGTAACAACAACTACACATAAGACTCTCCGCGGCCCTAGAGGTGGTTTAATTTTGACCAGCGACGCAGAATTAGGTAAAAAACTAGATAAATCTGTTTTTCCTGGCACTCAGGGCGGGCCATTGGAACACGTCATTGCTGGTAAGGCAGTAGCTTTTGGAGAAGTCCTAAAGCCTGATTTTAAAACCTATTCTGCCCAAGTGATTGAAAATGCCCGTGCTTTGGCAGAACAATTACAAAATCGGGGTTTAAAATTAGTGTCAAATGGCACTGACAACCATTTACTCCTCGTAGATTTACGTTCTGTCAATCTAACTGGTAAGCAAGCGGATCAGCTAGTCAGCAGTGTGAATATTACTGCTAACAAAAATACTATTCCCTTCGATCCGCAATCGCCATTTGTTACCAGTGGTTTGAGGTTAGGTTCGCCAGCAATGACCACGCGCGGCTTAGGAGTAGCAGAATTTACCGAGATTGCAAATATTATTAGCGATCGCCTACTTTCTCCAGATTCCGACGTAGTAACCCAAGATTGTCGGCAACGGGTAGCAGCATTGTGCGATCGCTTCCCCTTATATCCTCACCTGGAAATTCCAGTACCAGCACTAGCCTGA
- a CDS encoding cytochrome b6-f complex subunit PetL, translated as MFAIAAYIGFLALFFGLSVGLLFGLRTAKII; from the coding sequence ATGTTTGCAATTGCAGCTTACATCGGCTTTTTAGCTTTATTCTTTGGTTTGTCTGTTGGTCTGTTGTTCGGTTTACGGACTGCCAAGATAATTTAA
- a CDS encoding tetratricopeptide repeat protein, translating into MLNEELLDNEGENQDAYDDLIVSIEAQKRGLNLLIAVCDDASFRDEIIAQYEAELQPAFRAYRVTLARQEPSLKAALNQLVQQEEYLRQQNPAAITVTGAEQLYFLRLGKEQSEQEKFFGYLQWTREGLREFPFAIVLWVTNQILVNLIKKAPDFWSWRNGVFRFESKKTNAIPGKELEPIRFVFRDTELASTDTNENNPFFLPIQDLQRLIEKIEQERGTKDPTLATLYSRLGDIYRSRLDRGESQNYQEEQELAIKYWQKAIELQNESGLQIDLATSFNNLAGIYRATGQYNEAEPLYKQALELRKRLLGDNHPSFATSLNNLAGLYKSTGQYSKAELLYKQALELRKRLWGENHADVAVSLNNLALLYDEQGRYDEAEPLYLQSLELEKRLVGENHLSFALILNNLALLYYHQGRYSEAEPLSQQAIELDKRFLGEDNPDVATDLHNLGLIYRAQGRYDQAESLFLESLELKQRLLQKAHPLLADTIYALGYMYREQGRYNEAEPLCIKALELDKHLLGENHPHVAESLNNLAEIYRETGRYSEAEPLYLQALDICGRVWGVNNIRSVTVRKNLEKLAVAMQNNEEC; encoded by the coding sequence ATGTTAAATGAAGAATTATTAGATAACGAGGGAGAAAATCAAGATGCCTATGATGATTTAATTGTTTCTATTGAAGCTCAAAAGCGGGGATTAAATTTACTGATTGCAGTTTGCGATGATGCTAGCTTTCGGGATGAGATTATTGCCCAATATGAAGCCGAACTACAACCCGCTTTCCGTGCATATCGAGTAACTTTAGCACGTCAGGAACCAAGCCTCAAAGCTGCTCTTAATCAACTAGTACAACAAGAAGAATATCTTCGTCAGCAAAACCCAGCAGCGATCACCGTGACGGGGGCTGAACAACTTTATTTTCTTAGACTTGGAAAAGAGCAATCAGAACAGGAGAAATTTTTTGGTTATTTACAGTGGACAAGGGAAGGATTGCGCGAGTTTCCTTTTGCGATCGTCCTTTGGGTAACTAATCAGATTTTAGTGAACCTGATTAAAAAAGCTCCTGACTTTTGGAGTTGGCGGAATGGTGTATTTCGGTTTGAATCTAAAAAAACGAATGCTATTCCTGGTAAAGAATTAGAACCTATACGCTTCGTTTTTCGAGATACAGAATTAGCCAGTACAGATACTAATGAAAATAACCCCTTTTTCTTGCCCATTCAAGATTTACAAAGACTAATTGAGAAAATAGAACAGGAACGGGGAACTAAAGATCCAACCTTGGCCACTTTATATTCAAGATTGGGCGATATTTACCGTAGTAGATTAGATCGGGGTGAATCTCAAAATTATCAAGAAGAACAGGAATTAGCAATAAAGTATTGGCAAAAGGCGATTGAATTACAAAATGAATCAGGTTTGCAAATAGACTTAGCTACTAGCTTCAACAATTTAGCAGGAATATATCGGGCAACAGGACAGTACAACGAAGCCGAACCCTTATATAAACAAGCTTTAGAACTGAGAAAACGCCTACTAGGAGATAACCATCCTTCTTTTGCTACTAGCCTGAATAACTTGGCAGGACTCTACAAATCTACTGGACAATATAGTAAAGCTGAACTTTTATATAAACAAGCTTTAGAACTGAGAAAACGTCTGTGGGGAGAAAACCATGCTGATGTCGCCGTCAGTCTGAACAATTTAGCATTACTATATGATGAACAAGGACGTTATGATGAAGCAGAACCTCTGTATCTGCAATCATTAGAACTCGAAAAACGTTTGGTTGGCGAAAATCATCTTTCTTTCGCTCTGATACTGAATAATTTAGCGCTACTTTATTATCATCAAGGGCGTTACAGTGAAGCAGAACCTTTGTCGCAACAAGCAATAGAATTGGATAAGCGATTTTTGGGAGAAGATAATCCCGATGTTGCAACAGATTTGCACAATTTGGGATTGATATACCGCGCTCAAGGACGCTACGATCAAGCTGAGTCTTTGTTTTTAGAATCATTGGAACTCAAGCAGCGTCTGCTGCAAAAGGCGCATCCACTCTTAGCAGATACAATCTACGCTCTTGGTTATATGTACAGGGAGCAAGGACGCTATAATGAGGCGGAACCTTTATGTATAAAAGCCTTAGAACTTGATAAGCACCTATTGGGAGAAAATCATCCCCATGTTGCCGAAAGTCTCAATAATTTGGCAGAAATTTATCGTGAAACTGGACGTTATAGTGAAGCAGAACCGCTTTATTTGCAAGCTTTAGATATTTGTGGGCGAGTCTGGGGTGTAAATAATATTCGTAGTGTTACTGTTCGTAAAAATCTAGAAAAACTTGCTGTAGCAATGCAGAATAATGAAGAGTGCTAA